GAAGTATATTTTTTAGCAGGAAGTGAATATGTTAATGTACCGAACCTGTATAATACATACTACATCAATCAGACTTCCGAACTAACCAATATCAATTTGACAACATTTGAAGTTGGAGTTAATTTGAATGCTGTAGATATTACCAATTTAGATTTGCGTGTACCTGTATTTATTAATATGGGGCAATATGGTCATGCATATTTCAAGATTTTAAATTTAGAATACACGGAATCAGAAGTAATTACTACTGTTACCCTACAAAGAATATCTTTCTGATGCGGCTATTTAAAGAATAAAATCGTTAATGGCAGATAATACAAATGATAGTCAGAGGATAATATTAGAAGTACAAAGTGATGCAAGTGGTTTACAACCTGCTATAGATGGTGTAAGGAATATACAAAATAGTGTCAACGACATTAATAATACCCCTATTCAACCTGATGTTAATATTCCTACTGATTCTGTAAAGAGTTTCAAACAACAACTTAAAGAAGCCCGTGAAGCTGCATTAGCATTAGCACAAGCCGGGAAGGAAAATACAGAAGAATACAATCAAGCAGTAAGGACAATTGCCAGTCTCACAGATCAGATGGAGGTGTTGGGAAGAGCCGTTGCTGCGGCGGATGTCGGGAACCGCCTCAACGGTGCTGTTAAGGCTGCATCTTTATTAGCATCTACAGTTCAAGGTGTTGCAGGTGGTTTAGAATTAGTAGGAGTTTCAGGTGATACAGCAGCAGAAGCAGTGGCAAAATTACAGGCTATTTCTGGTATAGTAGATGCACTGAATTCCTTCCAAGACGCGAATGACTATATTAAAGGGTTGATTTTATCGCTAAGAGGCGTATCAGTCGCAGAGGAAGGCGTTGCAGCAACAACTACTGCTACGACTACAACCATGAAGGGGTTGAAAGTTGCCTTAGCCTCTTTGGGCATTACAGCAATAGTATTAGCTGTAGGTTATCTTATTGCCAACTTTGATGAAATTAAAGAATCCGTAAAGAAACTAATACCTGGACTTGGTGAAGCTGGTGAAACATTTGATAAAGTTAAATCCTTTGTAATCGGTTTGGGTAATGCTGTAGTTCAATATGCCATAGCTCCAATTAAAGCACTTATTGATATTGTAAAAGGTGATTTCAAGGGTGCTGTGGAGGACATGAAGAAAGGATTTGATGTTGTCGGTAATGTACAGAGTGAATACAATAATCAAAGGAAGAAACAAGCAGATGAAGCAGCGCGTGAAGCAGCAAAGAAACGTGCAGATGAATTAGATGCTGCATTAAAGATATATGCTGCTAATGGTATTGAGGTATTAAGTTTACAGAAGGAGCAGTTACAATTACGCATCAAACAGGAGAAGGAAGGAAGTGATGAACAGAAGAAGGCAATACTGGATCTGGCTGTTTGGGAAGGTCAGCAAAACAAAAAGAAGGCTGATAAATTAAAAGCAGACCAAGATAAAGCTGATGCAAAAGCTAAAGCAGCTG
This window of the Chitinophaga sancti genome carries:
- a CDS encoding coiled-coil domain-containing protein, which codes for MADNTNDSQRIILEVQSDASGLQPAIDGVRNIQNSVNDINNTPIQPDVNIPTDSVKSFKQQLKEAREAALALAQAGKENTEEYNQAVRTIASLTDQMEVLGRAVAAADVGNRLNGAVKAASLLASTVQGVAGGLELVGVSGDTAAEAVAKLQAISGIVDALNSFQDANDYIKGLILSLRGVSVAEEGVAATTTATTTTMKGLKVALASLGITAIVLAVGYLIANFDEIKESVKKLIPGLGEAGETFDKVKSFVIGLGNAVVQYAIAPIKALIDIVKGDFKGAVEDMKKGFDVVGNVQSEYNNQRKKQADEAAREAAKKRADELDAALKIYAANGIEVLSLQKEQLQLRIKQEKEGSDEQKKAILDLAVWEGQQNKKKADKLKADQDKADAKAKAAAEKAANERKSALDEIKKNEEENQKDILQLNMNARDKELSSLQLDYDKKKETYEKYGQDTSNLTTKYNNQKVEINKKYDDQISQALTDRTSKNLDTYKQKELEINKFYDNLLKTATDKEKEVIEARRKSELAAVSKESGLNDVNVKANIQLTKTTSENTISDSDTPDQRKEKTLAVLAAQQDAENAAYDLKKEQLGEQNAEIEQLTADHNAKLLDINRQRTEANKALDKAEFEQKQQIANASADLMSSVAELAGENTIAQKGLSAAATLIRTYESAMLAYKNGLEAGGPYGIILGAVSAAAAVAAGLSNVKKILAVQIAGSSSSSAPSVSTSSITSASAPVINTSSLSQSTTPQDVRVINQADTTVRAYITDKDLKNNEQKSTFFNSLSTY